The proteins below come from a single Burkholderia sp. FERM BP-3421 genomic window:
- a CDS encoding class I SAM-dependent methyltransferase, whose protein sequence is MDSTTLHAYDQFADDYAREWADQPPPDDMYRLLERYFTPGPTADVGCGAGRDTGWLAARGFEAIGYDGSAALVAAARRAHPRLRFEQALLPALSGVPSRAFRNVLCETVIMHLAAEEIDAAVARLVELLLPGGVLYLSWRVTEGESLRDARGRLYAAFDAQQVRAALGDGMTVLFDAAAQSASSGRRVHRLIARRAA, encoded by the coding sequence ATGGATTCCACCACGCTGCACGCATACGATCAGTTCGCCGACGACTACGCGCGCGAATGGGCCGACCAGCCGCCGCCCGACGACATGTACAGGCTGCTCGAGCGCTATTTCACGCCCGGCCCGACGGCGGACGTCGGTTGCGGCGCGGGGCGCGACACGGGCTGGCTCGCCGCGCGCGGCTTCGAGGCGATCGGCTACGACGGCAGCGCGGCGCTCGTGGCGGCCGCGCGTCGCGCGCATCCGCGCCTGCGTTTCGAGCAGGCCTTGCTGCCGGCCTTGTCCGGGGTGCCGTCGCGCGCGTTTCGCAACGTTTTGTGCGAGACCGTGATCATGCATCTCGCGGCGGAGGAGATCGACGCGGCGGTGGCGCGGCTCGTCGAGCTGCTGCTGCCGGGCGGCGTGCTGTACCTGAGCTGGCGCGTGACCGAGGGCGAATCGCTGCGCGATGCGCGCGGCCGGCTGTACGCGGCGTTCGACGCGCAGCAGGTGCGCGCCGCGCTCGGCGACGGGATGACGGTGCTGTTCGACGCGGCGGCGCAAAGCGCGTCGTCGGGTCGGCGCGTGCACCGGCTGATCGCGCGCCGCGCGGCCTGA
- a CDS encoding 2-dehydropantoate 2-reductase encodes MATEAPIGVYGAGAIGCYLGGRLLAGGADVTLVGRARIGAALGEQGLALSDHRGRSARVPPERIRFATEAAALADAALVLVTVKSAATPEAAAALAPVLQRDAVVISFQNGLGNADRLAAAMSGRTVLAGMVQFNVVARGPGAFHQGSAGALEVAAAPALRRFMPAFARAGLPLRTRADLRPVQWAKLLFNLNNAINALADLPLRDELAQRSYRRCLALAQREALDVFARLRMRPARLTPLPAAWLPALLASPDALFTRLAGRMLAIDPLARSSMADDLAAGRPTEVEWINGEIVRLAREAGCAAPVNQRLCALVHAAEAARTRPAWRGAELLDALRAAGEARRPA; translated from the coding sequence GTGGCGACGGAGGCGCCCATCGGCGTCTACGGCGCCGGCGCGATCGGCTGCTATCTCGGCGGCCGGCTGCTCGCGGGCGGGGCCGACGTGACGCTGGTCGGCCGTGCGCGGATCGGCGCCGCGCTGGGTGAGCAGGGGCTCGCGCTGTCCGATCATCGCGGCCGCTCGGCGCGCGTGCCGCCCGAGCGGATCCGGTTCGCGACCGAGGCGGCCGCGCTCGCGGACGCCGCGCTCGTGCTCGTGACGGTCAAGTCGGCGGCCACGCCCGAGGCGGCCGCCGCGCTCGCGCCGGTGCTGCAGCGCGACGCCGTCGTGATCAGCTTCCAGAACGGGCTCGGCAACGCCGACCGGCTCGCGGCGGCGATGTCCGGCCGCACGGTGCTGGCGGGCATGGTGCAGTTCAATGTCGTCGCGCGCGGGCCGGGCGCATTTCACCAGGGATCGGCGGGCGCGCTCGAAGTGGCCGCCGCGCCCGCGCTGCGGCGCTTCATGCCGGCCTTCGCGCGCGCCGGCCTGCCGCTTCGCACGCGGGCGGACCTGCGCCCGGTGCAGTGGGCGAAGCTGCTGTTCAATCTCAACAACGCGATCAATGCGCTCGCCGATTTGCCGCTGCGGGACGAGCTTGCGCAGCGCAGCTACCGGCGCTGTCTCGCGCTCGCGCAGCGCGAGGCGCTCGACGTGTTCGCGCGGCTGCGCATGCGCCCCGCGCGTCTCACGCCGCTGCCGGCCGCCTGGCTGCCGGCGCTGCTGGCGTCGCCCGATGCGCTGTTTACGCGGCTTGCCGGCCGGATGCTCGCGATCGATCCACTGGCCCGTTCGTCGATGGCCGACGATCTGGCCGCCGGCCGGCCGACCGAGGTCGAATGGATCAATGGAGAAATCGTGCGGCTCGCGCGCGAGGCCGGCTGCGCGGCCCCGGTCAATCAGCGCCTGTGCGCGCTCGTGCACGCGGCGGAGGCCGCCCGGACGCGGCCCGCCTGGCGCGGCGCCGAGCTGCTCGACGCGCTGCGCGCGGCCGGCGAGGCGCGGCGGCCCGCCTGA